The Chrysiogenes arsenatis DSM 11915 genome segment CAGCAAAGCATTCCCGCCATGCACCTGAGATCACCGGCAGCGGTGACACCGCAGAAGTACGCACCAATGCCAATGGAGCATTTGTCCCAAAGAGATCAAGCTCCTGAAATAACTCCCGCGAGAGCCAGATGACTTTTCTGTCCTGCCACGCGGCAGGAACGTCCATTGCAGAAGTCGCGATAATACCCTCCACCTGCTGCGGAAAATCACGCAGCAACTCCGCAACGATTTTCGTCCCCGGACACAATGCCAGAGAGTGCTTTTTTATCCCTTTGGACGTGAGCAAACGCGAGAGCATTTTGTACGTTTCATTCGAACGACTTGTGATATTCTCCATACAACCCCTGATAGATCATAGAAAATTGCCCGCGATTTTCGCGTGCGTGACTCCGATTAGAAAACCTCCGGGGGAATACGTCAAGGAAAAGAAATGCACCAGCTCCCATTGCCCACTGTGCTCCACGAAGACAATCATACGATCGTCGTCTATAAACCCAGCGGCATCCCGCTACAACCGGATCAAACGCACGATCTGTCGCTGTACGATATCGTCAAAAACTACCTCAAGCACACCTATCAAAAACAAGGCGATGCCTTTGTTGGGATCGTGCAACGGCTCGACCGCCCTGTCTCTGGTGTTGTCCTGTTCGCCAAAACATCCAAAGGAGCCAGCCGCCTCTGCGAACAAATCCGGCTCCGCCATATTTCCAAGCAATACCAAGCTATCGTGCTCGGCCACCCGAGTCCCCCGTCAGCCACGTTGCACCATACGTTACTTTCCACCGACAGCCACACAAAAGTTGCCGCACAAGGCAAACCCGCCAGCCTGCATTACACCACGATGGCAACCAACCAGACACAAAGCCTACTTCACATTGAACTCCACACGGGGCGAAAGCATCAAATCCGCTGCCAACTGGCCGCTATTGGGCACCCCATCGTGGGCGATCTGCGCTACGGCGCACCACAACCGTGCGCGGATCGTTCTATTGCACTCTGCGCGTGGCAGCTCATGTTCACGCATCCAACCACGAAACAACCTATCAACGTGACCCTTCCACCAGAGCTCCAGCTCCACTTGCCGTAAGCCTGTTGCTCGAAGTAAAAATCAAGATATTTTCATCAAAAAGAAAATAGGCATTGACGCGCTTCTCGAAGTTTGCTAAAAATCCCCCCGTTGCTTTTCTAGCGCCATGAGCGCCAAGCGAAAAGCGATATTCCCTGGTAGCTCAGTCGGTAGAGCAGGTGACTGTTAATCACCCTGTCGCTGGTTCGAATCCGGCCCGGGGAGCCATTACAAAGCAAGCGGTTGACCGGAAACGGTGAACCGCTTTTTTGTATTCCCTCACTGGCAACTGCGTCACTCCCCGTCAAACTCCCAGCTCATCAACTGCGCATCCCCACCATCTCGGTAGTACTTTTTGCGCACACCATCGTCTGTAAACCCACAACGGCGGTACAGCGCCAACGCAGCTTTATTGTTGACGTTTACATCGAGCAATAGCCTATGAATACCACGACGACAGCACACTTCACGAATGTGGTTCATCAAGAGACTCGCAACACCCATACGGCTGTACGACGGATGCACCGCAATGTTATTCAGTTCGGCTTCAGGGGCAATCAGCGAGACAAAAGCATATGCAATCAGCTCTTCGCCCACAAATACGCCGGGGGCGTACGTCACCGACTTTTCCCATTCACCAACAAATGCTTCAAGACTCCATGGGTGAGAAAAGCGTGCTGTTTCAATACTTACAACAGCAGGGAGATGTTCGCGCTTGACCAATCCCACGCGTAGCGAACTCATTTTCCCCTCTCTTCCCGTGCTACTTCCGCTTCAGACTTGCGCATATACAACAGCTCAATGTGGCTGAGCGGTGTTTCTGGATAGTCTGGCGTGAGCTGTATGCATCGACCAGCCCAAAAACCAAGTGGTGGCAACGGAAGGTATTTTACTCTTTTGGCCTGCGTAAAGGTATCGCGATACCGCTCTGGGATCTCGCCAAGCACGTAGGTGTCCGTCGGGATTTTTCCCAGTACCGCTTCAGGCGAAAGGAGACAATCATTTTCCAGTTCAGGAATATTCAAGCCACGACAGTGAAGTTCCCCTTTTCTGGCATCACTCAACACGAGCAACGGAAGCGGAAAATCCCGATAGGCAAACAATAGCGCTGCCAAACGGGAAATGCAGTAGATTTTCAATGGAGAGTTGAACGCCAACCCCTTAACAAACGAACCACCTACTCGCAATCCCGTAAAACTCCCCGGGCCATTCACAAACACGATACCGCGAAGCGCTGCCTGTTGGCACTCCAGCGTTTCCAGCAAAGCATCTATCGCTGATGGGAGCAACAGGGAATGCGTTTGCCCGCCATGCACTTCAAGCGCCGCGTAGGGCGCACCATCACCACCCAAAATCCCTGCTGAAAATGATCCTCCAGAGGTATCAAGCACAAGTAACACGTATTTCACCTTCTAAAAACGTTTTGCCATCACTTCCCAAAGCGTTCCCACGGCTTGCGATACACCGGCTGTTGAGGAATGTCTTTGCCAAAAAAATACTTACGGATCACAAGAAACAGCGTCATAGGCCAGAACGCACCGCTGGTAATCGCAAAAACGCACGCCATACCACTGCTCACCTGCTTTTTTTTCAGCGCATAGACCAGCATAAGCAGGGCACAAATGAGCGCAATAACAAGATAGCCAAGCAAAATATACTCGACCGTACTGGCATAACGAGACATATCAACCGATGGATCCATATTTTTTCTCCTTACATAGGGACACTACGGGGCAAAAAGCCGCATAATAGTTGCAATAACATCGTGATAACGGCCAAAAACAGCCTCTAAAAAATATCGTATGGATGGCAAAAGAATTACCAACACCACAATACCCAGGAAAATCTGGATCGGAATCCCCACCGTCAACAGGTTGATTTGCGGTGCCATCTTCCCGATAATCCCCATCGTCGCATGCTTGATCATAATAATCACCATAATCGGTGCAGAAATCTGAAATCCAAGCACAAAAATCTGTCGCACCAGTTCGCCAAAAACTATGCTAAGCGGCCCGAGCCTCTCAAGGGAAAGCTCCCCCAATGGTAAGGTGCGGTAGCTTTCAAACAAGCCAAAGAGCACCCAATGGTGCGCATTGAACTCCAGAAAAAGTATCATAGCAAAGATATTGAGTATCTGACCAATGATAGGCACCTGAATATTCGTCGTGGGATCAAGCACGTTCGACATACTCAGCCCGACCTGAAAACCGATAATATGCCCCGCAAACATCACAATAGCGAAAACAAAACGACCCGCAAAACCTATCGCAGCGCCCAGCAACACTTCTTTCAAAATGATAAATAACAACGTCAGGAGATCCGGCGCAATCACCACACTTTCCCGTGGAATGGAACTGAACGTCAGAATGACCAGCAACAGGCTTAATCCTGTTTTGACCGTTGCGGGCACTTGCTCGCTCCCAATAACCGGCACCGCGGCCAAAAGCGCAAACGTGCGAATCAGAGCCAGCACAAAGATATAAATCTCTTCAATACTCAGCAGGGCGGGATCGAACAAGCGGCGTTACCTTATGAGATCTGGGATGTTCGTGTAGTGGGTAATAGTAAATGCCGTCAGCATATTGATCATCCACGGCAACGCATACGCCAGACCGAGAATAACGACAACAATCTTTGGGATAAACGTCAGGGTCATTTCCTGAATCTGTGTAGCCGCCTGAAAGATAGAGATAATTACCCCGGTAACCAATCCTAAAACCAACATTGGCGAGGCAATGAGCAGCGCAAGCGTGAGGGAGTGGATCAGTAAATCGGTTACGTACTCTGGACTCATGTCATCGCTCCACAAAGCTGCGTACAATGCTCGACATTACCAGATTCCACCCATCAACCAGTACAAATAAAATCAGTTTGAATGGCAACGAAATCATCGCGGGAGGGAGCATCATCATCCCCATACTCATCAGCGTACTCGCTACGACCATGTCGATAATCAAGAAAGGGATAAAAATCATAAATCCCATTTCAAACGCGGTTTTCAGTTCGCTGATCACAAACGCTGGAACAATCGTAAAGAAATCAACTTCGCTCTTATTGCGAGGTCGTTCCGCGCCACTAAAATGCACAAACAGCGCTAAATCTTTTTCGCGCGTATGCTTGAGCATGAATTCGCTCATCGGCTTGGAGGCATTTTCCAGCGCTTGCTGAGTCGTAATTTCATTCGCCAGATACGGTTGCAGCGCCACGCGATTTACTTCCGTAAATGTTGGCGTCATAATATAAAATGTCAAAAAAAGCGCCATGCCAACGATAATCTGGTTTGGTGGCTGCTGCATCGTCCCCAACGCCTGGCGTAAAAACCCAAGCACAATAATAATACGGACAAATGACGTCATGAGCATCAAAATCGCCGGTGCCAGCGTCAGGATCGTCAGCATGAGAAGGATTTGTAATGTCAC includes the following:
- the fliQ gene encoding flagellar biosynthesis protein FliQ, with the protein product MSPEYVTDLLIHSLTLALLIASPMLVLGLVTGVIISIFQAATQIQEMTLTFIPKIVVVILGLAYALPWMINMLTAFTITHYTNIPDLIR
- the rimI gene encoding ribosomal protein S18-alanine N-acetyltransferase, which encodes MSSLRVGLVKREHLPAVVSIETARFSHPWSLEAFVGEWEKSVTYAPGVFVGEELIAYAFVSLIAPEAELNNIAVHPSYSRMGVASLLMNHIREVCCRRGIHRLLLDVNVNNKAALALYRRCGFTDDGVRKKYYRDGGDAQLMSWEFDGE
- the tsaB gene encoding tRNA (adenosine(37)-N6)-threonylcarbamoyltransferase complex dimerization subunit type 1 TsaB, coding for MLLVLDTSGGSFSAGILGGDGAPYAALEVHGGQTHSLLLPSAIDALLETLECQQAALRGIVFVNGPGSFTGLRVGGSFVKGLAFNSPLKIYCISRLAALLFAYRDFPLPLLVLSDARKGELHCRGLNIPELENDCLLSPEAVLGKIPTDTYVLGEIPERYRDTFTQAKRVKYLPLPPLGFWAGRCIQLTPDYPETPLSHIELLYMRKSEAEVAREERGK
- the fliR gene encoding flagellar biosynthetic protein FliR; this translates as MFDPALLSIEEIYIFVLALIRTFALLAAVPVIGSEQVPATVKTGLSLLLVILTFSSIPRESVVIAPDLLTLLFIILKEVLLGAAIGFAGRFVFAIVMFAGHIIGFQVGLSMSNVLDPTTNIQVPIIGQILNIFAMILFLEFNAHHWVLFGLFESYRTLPLGELSLERLGPLSIVFGELVRQIFVLGFQISAPIMVIIMIKHATMGIIGKMAPQINLLTVGIPIQIFLGIVVLVILLPSIRYFLEAVFGRYHDVIATIMRLFAP
- the fliP gene encoding flagellar type III secretion system pore protein FliP (The bacterial flagellar biogenesis protein FliP forms a type III secretion system (T3SS)-type pore required for flagellar assembly.), producing MTAVVLCRLVFAGLLLFFVPLVAFAVDPVPLPVINFGIESSSDPDRVSVTLQILLMLTILTLAPAILMLMTSFVRIIIVLGFLRQALGTMQQPPNQIIVGMALFLTFYIMTPTFTEVNRVALQPYLANEITTQQALENASKPMSEFMLKHTREKDLALFVHFSGAERPRNKSEVDFFTIVPAFVISELKTAFEMGFMIFIPFLIIDMVVASTLMSMGMMMLPPAMISLPFKLILFVLVDGWNLVMSSIVRSFVER
- a CDS encoding RluA family pseudouridine synthase, which produces MLHEDNHTIVVYKPSGIPLQPDQTHDLSLYDIVKNYLKHTYQKQGDAFVGIVQRLDRPVSGVVLFAKTSKGASRLCEQIRLRHISKQYQAIVLGHPSPPSATLHHTLLSTDSHTKVAAQGKPASLHYTTMATNQTQSLLHIELHTGRKHQIRCQLAAIGHPIVGDLRYGAPQPCADRSIALCAWQLMFTHPTTKQPINVTLPPELQLHLP